One Jeotgalibaca porci genomic region harbors:
- the mgtE gene encoding magnesium transporter: MQEQQYEFDLDYESAHVKEILLQEDMEAFRENFLSYPLYDQTQIYLSLEQEDRIRMYHYLSPKEMSDMFEILEEDVESIEVYLMEMNKQYAADMLADMYTDNAVDMLQQLPEEVIPTYLRLMDREQASQIRDIIDYDDETAGAIMTTEFISLKANQTVRSAMALLKSKSSEAEMIYYLYIINNENQLVGVLSLRDLIMSHEDSMISDIMSDRVVTVNVDDDQEDVAHVARDYDFLAMPVVDENNILLGIITVDDILDVMHEEATSDYSGLAAVDVDETTSNPFKAAGKRLPWLITLLFLGMGTSSLISNYEGLISEAAILSVFVTLITGTAGNAGTQSLAVAVRKIGQPESEKRNWMAMLTQETMTGLISGVVTGLAITLVVGIWQNNFILGGIIGFSMLSAITVANLAGSLIPILMDKIGFDPAVASGPFISTFSDLTSVLIYFNIAKYFIENVL; the protein is encoded by the coding sequence ATGCAAGAACAACAATATGAGTTCGACCTTGATTATGAATCAGCACATGTAAAAGAAATATTATTACAAGAAGATATGGAAGCTTTTCGCGAGAATTTCTTATCCTATCCTCTTTATGACCAAACCCAGATTTATTTGAGTTTGGAGCAAGAAGACCGCATCCGCATGTATCATTATTTGTCGCCAAAAGAAATGTCTGATATGTTTGAGATATTGGAAGAAGATGTCGAATCTATCGAAGTGTATTTGATGGAAATGAACAAACAATATGCGGCCGATATGCTCGCAGACATGTACACGGATAACGCGGTAGATATGTTACAACAACTACCTGAAGAAGTGATACCAACTTATTTGCGTCTGATGGATAGAGAACAGGCATCACAAATTCGCGATATTATCGATTATGACGACGAAACGGCCGGCGCGATTATGACGACGGAATTTATTTCGTTGAAGGCCAATCAAACGGTTCGTTCCGCAATGGCCTTATTGAAAAGTAAATCGTCTGAAGCAGAAATGATTTATTACCTCTATATTATTAATAATGAAAATCAATTAGTTGGTGTTCTATCTTTACGTGATTTAATTATGTCGCATGAAGACAGCATGATTAGCGATATTATGAGTGATCGGGTTGTAACTGTTAATGTCGACGATGATCAAGAAGATGTGGCGCATGTGGCGCGTGACTATGATTTCCTGGCGATGCCGGTAGTGGATGAGAACAATATCCTTTTAGGTATTATCACAGTCGATGATATTTTGGATGTTATGCACGAAGAAGCGACTAGCGACTACTCCGGTTTAGCGGCGGTAGACGTTGACGAGACGACTTCCAATCCCTTTAAAGCAGCTGGGAAACGTTTGCCTTGGCTGATTACGCTCTTGTTCTTGGGAATGGGGACTTCATCACTCATTAGTAATTATGAAGGACTTATATCAGAAGCAGCTATTTTATCAGTATTTGTAACATTGATTACGGGTACGGCCGGTAATGCGGGGACACAATCATTGGCGGTTGCCGTGCGGAAAATTGGTCAACCAGAATCAGAAAAACGGAATTGGATGGCGATGTTGACACAAGAAACAATGACCGGACTGATTTCCGGCGTTGTAACCGGTCTAGCCATTACTTTAGTAGTGGGCATTTGGCAAAACAATTTTATTCTAGGCGGTATTATTGGATTCTCTATGTTGTCAGCAATCACAGTGGCGAACTTGGCAGGGAGTTTGATTCCTATTTTGATGGATAAGATTGGTTTTGATCCGGCGGTAGCCAGTGGGCCGTTTATTTCTACTTTTAGTGACTTAACATCTGTTTTAATTTACTTTAATATCGCTAAATATTTTATCGAAAACGTTTTATAA
- a CDS encoding RluA family pseudouridine synthase, which yields MIYEWHFERDQDILLRTFLREQGVSRKLLARVRHHGGKVCINGEASHMRTHLKQGDFISLHVPDEGEHETTVPSAIPISILFEDEHFLVVDKPYGVASIPSRQQPDMSMANRVKGYYQSQNYPDQVIHIITRLDRDTTGVMLFAKNKYTHALMDQQLRKKTIEKIYYAILTDTARFSADHGFIDAPIGRTEDSIITRMVREDGKAALTEYWREEKFSEGELVRIKLHTGRTHQIRVHFEHMGAPLLGDNLYGGRADDLMPRQALHCREVSFIHPFTEEEMTIVSPLPADFYNWIASQRGKGGVMDARTTI from the coding sequence GTGATTTATGAATGGCATTTTGAACGGGATCAGGATATTTTGTTACGCACGTTCTTGAGAGAACAAGGCGTTTCACGAAAATTATTAGCGCGAGTTCGTCACCATGGGGGCAAAGTTTGTATCAATGGTGAAGCATCGCATATGCGTACACATTTGAAACAGGGCGACTTTATCAGTCTGCATGTTCCAGATGAAGGGGAGCATGAAACGACTGTTCCGAGTGCGATACCTATTTCTATTTTATTTGAGGATGAGCACTTTTTAGTCGTTGACAAACCGTACGGCGTGGCTTCGATTCCGTCGCGACAGCAGCCGGATATGTCGATGGCCAACCGCGTAAAGGGCTACTACCAATCGCAAAACTATCCCGATCAGGTGATTCATATCATTACACGTTTGGATCGTGATACAACAGGCGTGATGTTATTTGCCAAGAATAAATATACGCATGCCTTAATGGATCAACAATTGCGTAAAAAGACAATTGAAAAAATCTATTACGCTATTTTGACAGATACGGCTCGTTTTTCCGCGGATCACGGTTTTATTGATGCGCCAATCGGCCGGACGGAAGATTCCATCATTACCCGGATGGTAAGAGAAGATGGGAAAGCAGCATTAACGGAATACTGGCGGGAAGAAAAATTTTCTGAAGGGGAACTCGTGCGCATTAAGCTGCACACAGGCCGTACGCATCAAATACGGGTTCATTTCGAACATATGGGCGCACCGCTGTTAGGGGATAATTTATATGGCGGTCGTGCGGATGATTTGATGCCGCGTCAGGCGCTGCATTGCCGTGAAGTATCGTTTATCCATCCTTTTACCGAAGAAGAAATGACCATTGTTTCGCCGCTACCGGCGGATTTTTATAACTGGATCGCATCCCAACGTGGAAAAGGAGGAGTAATGGATGCAAGAACAACAATATGA
- a CDS encoding NAD(P)-dependent oxidoreductase: MPNILIMRPLKDKHLDEIRQSLPDYEVLLEPEEAKLAETEIIVHWTPDIQELWEASKLPNLKWVQAISAGINYLPLEELHQKGIILTNASGIHKYTITEYVIGALLYYLRDFGKLKRNQENQRWDVAVQTEQLHEKTLMIFGVGNIGRQLTVVAKAFGMRVIGVNTSGKKVEEVDETYSQAESTNHLKEADVVVSILPQTPQTIAFFDKERFAKMKPGTLFVNVGRGSSVVIDDLIEALNQDILAFAALDVFNNEPLEEDSPLWQHEKIMISPHNSGSIAHFREALFSVIGPNVASYAQNGKPTINVIDYEKSY, from the coding sequence GTGCCAAACATACTAATTATGCGACCTTTAAAAGATAAACATTTAGACGAAATCAGACAATCATTGCCAGATTATGAAGTTTTACTGGAGCCCGAAGAAGCAAAATTGGCCGAGACAGAAATTATTGTTCATTGGACACCGGACATTCAAGAGCTTTGGGAAGCAAGTAAATTGCCAAACTTGAAGTGGGTTCAGGCGATTTCAGCAGGGATCAATTATTTGCCGCTGGAGGAATTGCATCAAAAAGGAATTATTCTAACCAATGCCAGTGGAATCCATAAATATACCATCACTGAATATGTAATTGGTGCCTTGCTCTATTATTTACGTGACTTTGGAAAGTTAAAGAGAAACCAAGAAAATCAAAGATGGGATGTAGCGGTTCAAACAGAACAGCTGCATGAAAAGACGCTGATGATTTTTGGAGTTGGGAATATCGGGCGCCAGTTGACTGTTGTGGCCAAGGCATTCGGGATGCGGGTGATCGGTGTCAATACTTCCGGGAAAAAAGTGGAAGAAGTGGATGAGACCTATTCACAAGCGGAAAGTACCAACCACTTGAAAGAGGCAGATGTAGTTGTCAGTATCTTACCACAAACGCCCCAAACAATCGCTTTTTTTGATAAAGAGCGCTTTGCTAAAATGAAGCCAGGGACGCTGTTTGTTAACGTTGGGCGCGGAAGTTCCGTTGTAATAGACGATTTGATCGAGGCGTTGAATCAAGACATTTTAGCCTTTGCAGCTTTGGATGTTTTCAATAATGAGCCATTGGAAGAAGACAGTCCCCTTTGGCAGCACGAGAAAATAATGATTTCTCCGCATAATTCCGGAAGCATAGCGCATTTTCGTGAGGCACTCTTTTCTGTGATTGGGCCAAACGTTGCGTCGTATGCCCAAAATGGAAAACCAACTATAAATGTGATAGACTACGAGAAAAGTTATTAA
- a CDS encoding NAD kinase: MRVALVSYDKPKTVALAEDFIRKTAGTAIVIDEENPQLVVTIGGDGTLISAFHKYSHLLNTVRFIGIHTGHLGFYTDWRDYELDDMLEGLKHDKGESVSYPLLDVRVKYRDETEPKRFLALNEVVLKKIDGTMVCDVFVKDELFETFRGDGICVATPTGSTGLSKSLGGAVIHPRTEAIQLTELASVNNRIYRTLSSPMVIAKDEWIVVEAADQKGLILAIDNLTFENQQIEKIVYRIAKERVHFARYRHMHFWNRVENAFIGKVGEQDYQDGSH, encoded by the coding sequence ATGCGTGTAGCATTAGTCAGTTATGATAAACCGAAGACAGTTGCTCTAGCCGAGGACTTTATCCGTAAAACAGCCGGGACAGCGATTGTTATTGATGAAGAGAATCCTCAGCTCGTTGTGACAATCGGCGGAGACGGAACACTTATCTCGGCGTTTCATAAATATAGTCATTTACTAAATACGGTTCGTTTTATTGGAATTCACACAGGACATCTGGGTTTTTATACGGATTGGCGTGACTATGAACTGGATGACATGTTAGAAGGTTTAAAACATGATAAAGGGGAGAGTGTCAGCTATCCACTTTTGGATGTGCGCGTGAAGTACCGCGACGAAACTGAACCAAAGCGCTTTTTAGCTTTGAATGAAGTCGTATTAAAGAAAATTGATGGTACGATGGTGTGTGATGTTTTCGTTAAAGATGAATTATTTGAAACCTTTAGAGGAGACGGCATCTGTGTCGCAACGCCGACCGGTTCGACTGGTCTCAGCAAATCGTTAGGTGGAGCCGTTATTCACCCGCGTACCGAAGCGATTCAATTAACAGAGTTAGCTTCCGTTAACAATCGCATTTACCGAACCCTTAGTTCACCCATGGTTATTGCCAAGGATGAGTGGATTGTGGTGGAGGCGGCCGACCAAAAAGGTTTGATTTTAGCGATAGACAATTTAACGTTCGAAAATCAACAAATTGAAAAAATTGTGTATCGGATTGCCAAAGAACGTGTACATTTTGCACGTTATCGTCATATGCATTTTTGGAATCGTGTAGAAAATGCATTTATTGGGAAAGTTGGAGAACAGGATTATCAGGATGGGAGTCATTAA
- a CDS encoding GTP pyrophosphokinase gives MENEFVEDWGVFLAPYEQAVEELKIKLKGIRKQYRETNSHAPIEFITGRVKTKESILEKAEIRNIALDRLEEDIQDIAGIRIMCQFVEDIHEVVRLLRSRKDFEITIERDYITNKKASGYRSYHLVIEYPVQRIEGEKIVICEIQIRTLAMNFWATIEHTLNYKYMGEYPQELHNRLIRAAEAAFLLDKEMSEIREEIMEANYYFSDKKKNVD, from the coding sequence ATGGAAAATGAATTTGTCGAAGACTGGGGTGTCTTTCTTGCTCCCTATGAACAAGCAGTTGAAGAGTTAAAAATTAAACTAAAAGGCATTCGTAAGCAATATCGTGAAACCAACTCACATGCGCCGATCGAGTTTATTACGGGGCGAGTAAAAACCAAAGAAAGTATTTTGGAGAAAGCTGAAATACGTAACATCGCTTTGGACCGTTTAGAAGAGGATATCCAGGATATTGCCGGTATCCGCATCATGTGTCAGTTTGTAGAAGATATTCATGAAGTAGTACGTTTGCTGCGCAGTCGTAAGGATTTCGAAATCACCATTGAACGCGACTACATTACGAATAAAAAAGCAAGTGGGTATCGTTCGTACCATCTGGTAATTGAGTACCCGGTTCAGCGTATTGAAGGGGAGAAAATTGTTATTTGTGAAATACAAATACGAACTTTGGCAATGAACTTTTGGGCGACCATTGAACATACTTTAAACTACAAATATATGGGGGAATACCCACAGGAATTACATAATCGTTTGATTAGAGCAGCCGAAGCGGCGTTTCTTTTGGACAAAGAAATGTCGGAAATTCGCGAAGAAATTATGGAAGCCAATTATTACTTTTCAGATAAAAAGAAGAATGTCGATTAG
- a CDS encoding CYTH domain-containing protein, protein MRTILFVFYKKGRERMSQQVETELKNLLTKEEYEMLIIDFNLEDTEPVQQTNVYYDSPDWKLRKLGMGLRIRLYDNYAEQTLKSPISEHKMLETTDRLTHEEGQNFVDSGELKRDGFIAKKLAEHSINVADLEQVGQLSTVRYEIPAESGTYFLDASYYQDQNDYELEYETDDLENGIREFEQFLIARNINRRETVQKIARALKYPNK, encoded by the coding sequence ATGAGAACGATTTTGTTCGTTTTTTATAAGAAAGGTCGTGAGCGGATGAGCCAACAAGTAGAAACAGAACTCAAAAATTTACTTACTAAAGAAGAATATGAAATGCTTATTATTGATTTTAACTTAGAGGATACGGAACCTGTTCAACAGACAAATGTGTATTATGACAGCCCGGACTGGAAGTTACGCAAGCTGGGGATGGGTCTGCGTATTCGTCTATATGATAATTATGCAGAACAGACTTTGAAGTCGCCGATTAGTGAACACAAAATGTTGGAGACGACAGATCGCCTGACCCATGAAGAAGGACAGAACTTTGTCGATAGCGGCGAACTGAAGCGAGATGGCTTTATCGCAAAAAAATTGGCGGAGCATAGCATTAATGTCGCCGATTTGGAACAGGTGGGACAACTTTCAACGGTCCGGTATGAAATTCCGGCTGAATCTGGAACCTACTTCCTAGATGCAAGCTACTACCAAGATCAAAATGATTACGAATTGGAATACGAAACAGATGATTTAGAGAACGGTATTCGCGAATTTGAACAATTTCTTATTGCTCGAAATATCAACCGCCGGGAAACCGTCCAAAAGATTGCCCGTGCTCTAAAGTACCCCAATAAGTAA
- a CDS encoding DsbA family protein yields MQSNNNSYRKLNPSQHVFELYLFVNPIGLKCLNSEHEVLHFIESLELNEGFKVHFRFLTFHNFSTVTQYMKRLNMPTNDLQLRNQIYETIYEASLAYKAALMQGKKRGRKFLMLLQKELNINMAEYSSDLLIEVAKGANLDVEMFLEDKASSFVKSSYDADQKIAQEMNISNNPSLVIFDNFNQQFGVLLEDVINCELIEKAFNHANSLDHQSQMPHQKKARSVGKSYLQIIK; encoded by the coding sequence ATGCAATCTAATAATAATTCATATCGCAAATTAAATCCCTCTCAACACGTTTTCGAGCTTTACTTATTTGTTAATCCAATTGGTTTAAAATGTCTGAACTCTGAACATGAAGTTCTGCATTTTATTGAAAGTCTTGAATTAAATGAGGGATTTAAGGTCCATTTCCGTTTCCTGACATTCCATAACTTTAGCACCGTCACCCAGTACATGAAGCGTTTAAATATGCCAACGAATGATTTACAATTGCGTAATCAAATTTACGAAACCATCTATGAGGCTAGTCTCGCTTATAAAGCTGCATTGATGCAAGGCAAAAAACGCGGAAGAAAATTTTTGATGCTTCTGCAAAAAGAATTAAACATTAATATGGCCGAGTACTCTTCTGACCTATTGATCGAAGTTGCTAAAGGCGCAAATCTGGATGTAGAAATGTTTCTTGAAGATAAGGCATCATCTTTTGTGAAAAGTAGTTACGATGCTGACCAAAAAATAGCGCAAGAGATGAATATCTCAAACAACCCTTCTTTGGTCATTTTTGATAACTTCAATCAACAATTTGGTGTTTTACTGGAAGATGTCATTAATTGTGAACTAATTGAAAAAGCATTCAATCATGCGAATTCATTAGATCACCAGTCACAAATGCCACACCAGAAAAAAGCCCGCTCAGTCGGAAAAAGTTACTTACAGATTATTAAATAA
- the pepF gene encoding oligoendopeptidase F — translation MAEFKELPKRHEVAEEMTWDLTSIFENDQAFEAALSEVSALAKEVKALQGTVGESSDALLKAIETSLKANQKVERVYVYSHLKNDQDTADNTYQTLHARSMAVLTELGEASSWFNPEVLAIPEEKLAAFMAENEGLKKYEHLLNDLTSQREHVLSAREEELLAGASEILSASSQTFSVLNNADIEFPTVKDEEGNEVKLSHGLYGKLMESSNREVRKEAYEALYTTYRGLKNTFASTLSTHVKSHNFNAKIRNFSSARAASLANNNIPESVYDTLLEVVNKNLPLLHRYVELRKKLLNVDELYMYDMYTPLTGDAPIAYTIEEATETTLKSLEPLGEEYQGILKEAFDNRWIDWYENEGKRSGAYSSGAYDTNPYILMNWQNSMNQLYTLVHELGHSVHSYHTRNSQPYAYGDYSIFLAEIASTTNENILTDYLLKTQTNPAVRIYVLNHYLDGFKGTVFRQSQFAEFEHYIHQKAQEGIPLTQEFMTEYYADLNARYYGDAVERDENIALEWSRIPHFYYNHYVYQYATGFAAATALSKRILEGEEGALDKYLTYLKSGSSDYPIEVMKKAGLDMTDATYLEDAMKVFEARLNELEELLAAE, via the coding sequence ATGGCAGAATTTAAAGAACTACCAAAACGACATGAAGTCGCTGAAGAAATGACTTGGGATTTAACAAGCATTTTCGAAAATGATCAAGCTTTTGAAGCAGCGTTAAGCGAAGTCAGCGCTTTGGCAAAAGAAGTAAAAGCACTACAAGGAACAGTCGGCGAAAGCAGTGACGCTTTGTTGAAAGCGATTGAGACATCGCTAAAAGCGAATCAAAAAGTTGAACGTGTTTATGTGTACTCACATTTGAAAAACGATCAAGATACAGCAGATAACACGTATCAAACGTTACACGCGCGTTCAATGGCAGTCCTAACAGAACTTGGTGAAGCATCATCATGGTTCAATCCTGAAGTTTTGGCTATTCCTGAAGAAAAATTAGCTGCATTCATGGCTGAAAACGAAGGCCTGAAAAAATATGAGCATCTATTAAACGATTTAACTTCACAACGTGAGCACGTCTTGAGTGCCCGTGAAGAAGAACTTTTGGCAGGCGCATCAGAAATTCTTTCTGCATCCAGCCAAACATTCTCTGTTTTGAATAACGCGGATATCGAATTCCCAACTGTAAAAGACGAAGAAGGTAATGAAGTTAAACTATCCCATGGTCTATATGGTAAATTGATGGAAAGTTCAAATCGCGAAGTTCGTAAAGAGGCTTATGAGGCTCTTTATACAACATACCGTGGTTTGAAAAATACATTCGCATCTACTTTGTCAACACACGTGAAGTCACATAACTTCAATGCAAAAATCCGTAACTTCTCGTCTGCTCGTGCAGCGTCACTAGCAAACAACAACATTCCAGAGAGCGTATACGATACACTGTTGGAAGTTGTAAACAAAAATTTACCGTTGCTACATCGCTACGTTGAACTACGTAAAAAATTATTGAACGTTGATGAGTTGTATATGTACGACATGTATACACCTTTAACAGGTGATGCACCGATTGCCTATACAATCGAAGAAGCAACAGAAACGACATTGAAATCTTTGGAGCCATTAGGTGAAGAGTACCAAGGTATTTTGAAAGAAGCATTTGATAATCGTTGGATTGACTGGTACGAAAACGAAGGAAAACGTTCGGGCGCTTATTCTTCAGGGGCATACGATACAAATCCGTACATCTTGATGAACTGGCAAAACTCTATGAACCAACTGTATACATTGGTTCACGAATTAGGTCACAGTGTTCACAGCTACCACACACGTAACAGCCAACCATATGCGTATGGCGATTACTCTATTTTCTTAGCTGAGATTGCTTCAACGACAAACGAAAATATTTTAACAGACTATTTATTGAAAACTCAAACGAATCCAGCTGTTCGTATCTATGTTTTGAACCACTACTTGGATGGTTTCAAAGGAACTGTTTTCCGTCAGTCACAATTTGCGGAATTTGAACATTACATCCACCAAAAAGCGCAAGAAGGCATTCCTTTGACACAAGAGTTCATGACAGAGTACTATGCTGATCTAAATGCACGTTACTACGGCGATGCTGTTGAACGTGATGAAAATATTGCCTTGGAATGGTCACGCATTCCACACTTCTACTACAACCACTATGTTTACCAATATGCGACAGGTTTTGCTGCAGCAACAGCACTATCTAAACGTATCTTGGAAGGCGAAGAGGGTGCATTGGATAAATATCTGACATACCTGAAATCAGGAAGCAGCGATTACCCAATTGAAGTGATGAAGAAAGCTGGTTTGGACATGACAGATGCGACATACTTAGAAGATGCAATGAAAGTATTTGAAGCACGCTTGAACGAACTGGAAGAACTTTTAGCAGCGGAATAG
- a CDS encoding HIT family protein, translating into MNIQDCAYCMGGDLLAAFGYPCIELDETKVYIFKEQSHKGRVIVASKHHVSELTALSDDQRNAFFADVAKVAKAQHAAFSPDKVNYGAYGDSGHHLHFHLVPKYKDEFEWNAPFAMNPEKTFLSNEEYEALAEAIRSHMN; encoded by the coding sequence ATGAATATTCAAGATTGTGCATACTGTATGGGTGGAGACCTATTAGCAGCCTTTGGATACCCATGTATCGAATTGGACGAAACAAAGGTCTACATCTTTAAAGAACAAAGCCACAAAGGACGCGTGATTGTTGCTTCAAAACACCACGTAAGTGAATTGACAGCTTTATCTGACGATCAGCGTAACGCCTTCTTTGCCGATGTTGCGAAAGTAGCAAAAGCACAACATGCTGCTTTTAGCCCAGACAAAGTAAATTACGGTGCTTACGGCGATTCCGGTCACCATCTGCATTTCCACCTTGTACCAAAATACAAAGACGAATTCGAGTGGAATGCACCATTTGCAATGAACCCAGAAAAAACATTTTTATCAAATGAAGAATACGAAGCACTTGCCGAAGCGATTCGTAGCCATATGAACTAA
- a CDS encoding competence protein CoiA — MFFALTQMNERISASDYTRTIPVSCPGCNKPVFLKKGPKIMAHFAHYAGAECHQFSEGETPQHLLGKQRLFEWLTKLNIPVEMEAWLPELKQRPDLLVTYQNRRIALEYQCSSIPFARLKERTDGYMSKGYEVYWICGMDYVPTTYTERIAAFRQKNNTLICLDSNQNTLHMYHDLHFDTRNRLQKKQFSIILSDLDFPSFETLFNKPQPNYPRKKAAMTYQNHLLLLKRKDAVHRDFLLDIYLGGHTVHSLPNYIFTTPSKTLEFCQPSYIWRYQLLAKFRKSITVQDLKAFSQAIPQYDALYLHEPLEPLLEFIAELERAKVLKRLGEKRWQVQTKEY; from the coding sequence ATGTTTTTTGCTTTGACACAAATGAATGAAAGAATTAGTGCCTCTGACTACACCCGAACCATTCCCGTGAGTTGTCCAGGGTGCAACAAACCCGTATTTTTGAAAAAGGGACCTAAAATAATGGCACATTTTGCCCATTATGCAGGTGCCGAATGCCACCAATTTTCCGAAGGGGAAACGCCCCAGCATCTTTTAGGAAAACAGCGCCTCTTTGAGTGGCTTACCAAACTAAATATTCCCGTTGAAATGGAAGCCTGGCTGCCTGAATTGAAGCAGCGCCCCGATTTATTGGTGACTTACCAAAATCGGAGGATTGCCCTTGAGTACCAATGCAGTTCGATTCCGTTTGCCCGTTTGAAAGAACGTACGGATGGGTACATGAGTAAAGGTTATGAAGTCTACTGGATTTGTGGAATGGATTATGTTCCCACCACTTATACAGAACGCATCGCTGCTTTCAGGCAGAAAAATAATACGCTTATTTGCCTCGACAGCAATCAAAATACTCTGCACATGTATCACGATTTACACTTCGATACCCGTAACCGTCTGCAAAAAAAGCAATTTTCCATCATTTTAAGTGATTTGGACTTCCCTTCATTTGAGACACTCTTTAATAAGCCGCAACCCAATTATCCACGAAAAAAAGCGGCAATGACTTATCAGAATCACTTACTTTTACTAAAACGAAAAGATGCCGTCCACCGTGACTTTTTACTGGATATCTATTTAGGAGGGCACACCGTCCATTCATTACCGAACTATATCTTTACGACACCTTCCAAGACGTTAGAGTTCTGTCAACCAAGCTATATATGGCGGTACCAGCTACTGGCGAAGTTTAGGAAATCCATAACTGTCCAGGACCTAAAAGCCTTTAGTCAGGCGATACCCCAATATGATGCACTTTACCTCCATGAGCCACTAGAACCGCTTCTGGAATTTATCGCAGAGCTGGAACGAGCGAAAGTGTTGAAAAGACTCGGTGAGAAAAGGTGGCAAGTTCAAACCAAAGAATACTGA